One genomic segment of Nocardioides cavernaquae includes these proteins:
- a CDS encoding WhiB family transcriptional regulator: protein MRELYLLESDVEEIGWQERALCAQTDPEAFFPEKGGSTREAKKVCHTCEVRDDCLEYALMNDERFGIWGGLSERERRKLKKLAVG, encoded by the coding sequence ATGCGTGAGCTGTACCTGCTCGAGAGCGACGTAGAAGAAATCGGTTGGCAGGAGCGTGCACTGTGCGCCCAGACCGACCCGGAGGCCTTCTTCCCGGAGAAGGGCGGCTCCACCCGTGAGGCGAAGAAGGTCTGCCACACGTGTGAGGTGCGCGACGACTGCCTGGAGTACGCGTTGATGAACGATGAGCGCTTCGGGATCTGGGGCGGTCTGTCGGAGCGTGAGCGTCGCAAGCTGAAGAAGCTCGCGGTCGGATGA
- a CDS encoding glycosyltransferase: MTVTALLVSHDGARWLQAVLDGLRSQLHRPDRVLAVDTGSSDESVGLLTAALGAGAVRSHAGSFPEAVASALDEIDTDWVWILHDDSNPAPEALGVLLAAARERGAAVVGPKLREWPSLRRLLEVGVTISATGRRETGLERGEYDQGQHDAVREVLAVNTAGMLVRRDALLAVGGFDPALPLYGNDIDFGWRIARAGLRTIVAPEAVVFHAEAAHRGVRRSALSGRRTRTHRYEREAALYTLLANTEGRWAWLQGLRLVVGTLLRSIGFLLARQPGHAGDELAALVGLMGDLGAIREARRQRAQLTGGDPARVRRLLAPWWLPYRHGLDVLGDFANALAIQGREAAERRKEARAARLGLPERPVEEDELEDDTGLLARYLTSPLALSLTALAVLGLWAARAALGPLAGGALSPAPSEASDWWGLVAHGWHQLGQGTDAPAPGYLLPFAAVASLLGSPTLVISLLFLLAVPFAGWGAWRFLRAVAELATGRSDAPAVCWGALAFAAIPVASGAWGQGRFGVVASAALLPWLAHAVTGLFETSADRRWRAAWRGGALLTLVTAFTPAAWLVAVLGVLVLLGLGLLLAPTVVRAASVWAPLVVVLVVPAVLMLPGAVGMVGHDPAALFLEAGRLAPTPGPWDLMSGRLGGIGAPHWFGALLIIPGVVALLRSRTQVPVLACWILIAVAAVVAAVLSRVTVELPAGPVRPGLGFLVVVIQGALVTAAVVAAQGLRPTLERRSLSWQQVAGVGALVAAVLVPLGGLGWWVVSGDDELHRPQASDVPAYMIQAAEDGLGHGVLLIRGDVPRGLTWEVHRGDGVTLGEDEVLALTGPDARVDKAVADLVSRPTPEVLATLTREGIDYVLLPAPASTQVAATLDAADGLAQASATDRRTRAWQLTEVASGDAIARSGPTWHGVLVALQLLAVLVVAVLCGPTRREEDA, translated from the coding sequence GTGACAGTCACTGCCCTGCTCGTCAGCCATGACGGTGCGCGCTGGTTGCAGGCGGTCCTCGACGGACTTCGGAGTCAGCTGCACCGCCCGGACCGCGTCCTCGCGGTCGACACCGGCAGCAGTGATGAGTCAGTCGGCCTGCTGACCGCTGCGTTGGGGGCCGGCGCTGTCCGGTCACACGCGGGTTCCTTCCCGGAGGCAGTGGCCTCCGCACTGGACGAGATCGACACCGACTGGGTGTGGATCCTCCACGACGACTCGAACCCGGCGCCCGAGGCGCTGGGTGTCCTCCTGGCCGCCGCCCGCGAGCGCGGCGCGGCCGTCGTCGGACCGAAGCTGCGGGAGTGGCCCTCCCTGCGGCGCCTCCTCGAGGTGGGCGTGACCATCTCCGCCACCGGCCGCCGCGAGACCGGCCTCGAGCGCGGCGAGTACGACCAGGGCCAGCACGACGCGGTCCGCGAGGTGCTCGCGGTCAACACCGCCGGCATGCTGGTGCGCCGCGACGCACTGCTCGCGGTCGGCGGCTTCGACCCGGCCCTGCCGCTCTACGGCAACGACATCGACTTCGGCTGGCGGATCGCACGCGCCGGCCTCCGCACGATCGTGGCGCCCGAGGCCGTGGTCTTCCACGCCGAGGCCGCCCACCGCGGCGTACGCCGCAGCGCGCTGTCAGGCCGCCGCACCCGCACGCACCGTTACGAGCGCGAGGCGGCGCTCTACACACTGCTGGCCAACACGGAGGGGCGCTGGGCCTGGCTCCAGGGGCTCCGTCTCGTGGTCGGGACCCTGCTGCGCAGCATCGGCTTCCTGCTGGCCCGCCAGCCCGGCCACGCCGGCGACGAGCTCGCCGCGCTGGTGGGTCTGATGGGAGACCTCGGCGCGATCCGCGAGGCCCGTCGCCAGCGCGCCCAGCTCACCGGCGGAGACCCCGCACGCGTACGCCGCCTGCTCGCGCCGTGGTGGTTGCCCTACCGGCACGGCCTGGACGTCCTCGGTGACTTCGCCAACGCCCTGGCCATCCAGGGGCGCGAGGCGGCTGAGCGGCGCAAGGAGGCTCGCGCCGCGCGGCTCGGGCTGCCCGAGCGCCCGGTCGAGGAGGACGAGCTCGAGGACGACACCGGCCTGCTCGCCCGCTACCTGACCAGCCCGCTCGCACTGAGCCTGACCGCGCTCGCCGTGCTGGGCCTCTGGGCGGCCCGCGCGGCACTCGGTCCGCTCGCTGGCGGAGCGCTCTCGCCCGCGCCCTCCGAGGCGTCCGACTGGTGGGGCCTGGTCGCTCACGGGTGGCACCAGCTCGGCCAGGGCACCGACGCTCCGGCACCTGGCTACCTGCTTCCCTTCGCTGCCGTGGCCTCGCTGCTCGGCTCGCCGACCCTCGTCATCTCGCTGCTGTTCCTGCTGGCGGTCCCGTTCGCGGGCTGGGGAGCCTGGCGCTTCCTGCGCGCTGTCGCCGAGCTGGCCACCGGCCGCTCCGACGCGCCGGCCGTCTGCTGGGGCGCCCTCGCGTTCGCCGCGATCCCCGTCGCCAGCGGTGCGTGGGGCCAGGGCCGGTTCGGTGTCGTCGCCTCCGCTGCTCTGCTCCCGTGGCTCGCCCATGCGGTGACCGGCCTCTTCGAGACCTCCGCCGACCGACGGTGGCGTGCCGCCTGGCGTGGTGGCGCGCTGCTCACCCTCGTCACCGCGTTCACGCCGGCCGCGTGGCTCGTCGCGGTGCTCGGTGTGCTGGTGCTCCTCGGCCTCGGCCTGCTGCTCGCGCCCACCGTCGTCCGTGCCGCATCCGTCTGGGCTCCGCTGGTCGTCGTCCTCGTCGTGCCGGCGGTGCTGATGCTTCCCGGCGCTGTCGGGATGGTCGGGCACGACCCCGCTGCGCTCTTCCTGGAGGCCGGGCGGCTGGCGCCGACCCCGGGTCCCTGGGACCTCATGTCCGGCCGGCTGGGTGGCATCGGCGCACCGCACTGGTTCGGCGCGCTGCTGATCATCCCCGGTGTGGTCGCGCTGCTGCGTTCGCGCACGCAGGTGCCCGTACTGGCCTGCTGGATCCTGATCGCGGTCGCTGCCGTCGTTGCCGCGGTGCTCAGCCGCGTCACGGTCGAGCTGCCGGCCGGCCCGGTCCGCCCGGGCCTCGGTTTCCTCGTCGTCGTCATCCAGGGCGCCCTGGTCACCGCTGCGGTCGTCGCCGCACAGGGACTGCGCCCCACGCTCGAGCGGCGCTCGCTCTCCTGGCAGCAGGTCGCCGGCGTGGGCGCTCTCGTTGCCGCGGTCCTGGTCCCTCTCGGAGGCCTCGGCTGGTGGGTCGTCTCCGGTGATGACGAGCTGCACCGTCCGCAGGCGTCCGACGTCCCGGCGTACATGATCCAGGCGGCCGAGGACGGCCTCGGCCACGGCGTGCTGCTGATCCGCGGCGACGTGCCCCGCGGGCTGACCTGGGAGGTTCACCGTGGCGACGGAGTCACCCTCGGTGAGGACGAGGTCCTCGCGCTGACCGGCCCCGACGCGCGTGTCGACAAGGCCGTCGCCGACCTCGTCTCCCGCCCGACCCCCGAGGTGCTCGCGACGCTGACCCGGGAGGGCATCGACTACGTCCTCCTGCCGGCTCCGGCGTCGACCCAGGTCGCCGCCACGCTCGACGCGGCCGATGGCCTGGCGCAGGCGAGCGCCACCGACCGGCGTACCCGGGCCTGGCAGCTCACGGAAGTCGCCAGCGGCGACGCCATCGCCAGGTCGGGGCCGACCTGGCACGGCGTGCTCGTGGCGCTTCAGCTGCTCGCCGTGCTGGTCGTCGCCGTGCTCTGT
- a CDS encoding TIGR03089 family protein — translation MTPPSRQPATFAELLSDLLRRDPGRPLITFYDDATGERVELSVTTYANWVAKTASLLAEEFDVERGSRVLIDLPIHWLVPVFLGAAWTIGAEVTNEQDVDLVVASPIPSRLESYAAGSAPVLASALLPLGVRFREALPPGVRDFGVEVWGQPDAFTPWEVPEAEDRLFHGSTWGELPLAGSWTGERLLTTVNPLRDPAVLLQPLAGGGSVVLWRNADQDPDRLDRLRDSERVTATHLVAREA, via the coding sequence ATGACCCCTCCGAGCCGCCAGCCCGCGACCTTCGCCGAGCTCCTCTCGGACCTGCTCCGCCGCGACCCGGGCCGGCCCCTGATCACGTTCTACGACGACGCCACCGGCGAGCGCGTGGAGCTCTCGGTGACCACCTACGCCAACTGGGTCGCCAAGACCGCGTCGCTGCTGGCGGAGGAGTTCGACGTCGAGCGCGGCAGCCGGGTGCTGATCGACCTCCCGATCCACTGGCTCGTCCCGGTGTTCCTCGGGGCGGCGTGGACGATCGGCGCCGAGGTGACCAACGAGCAGGACGTGGACCTCGTGGTGGCCAGCCCGATCCCGAGCCGCCTCGAGTCGTACGCCGCCGGCTCGGCGCCGGTGCTCGCCTCGGCGTTGCTGCCGCTCGGGGTCCGGTTCCGCGAGGCCCTGCCACCCGGCGTACGTGACTTCGGGGTGGAGGTCTGGGGCCAGCCCGACGCCTTCACGCCGTGGGAGGTTCCCGAGGCGGAGGACCGGCTCTTCCACGGATCGACGTGGGGTGAGCTGCCGCTGGCCGGATCGTGGACCGGGGAGCGCCTGCTCACCACGGTGAACCCGCTCCGCGATCCCGCCGTCCTGCTGCAGCCGCTCGCCGGCGGTGGTTCGGTCGTGCTGTGGCGCAACGCTGACCAGGACCCGGACCGGCTGGACCGGCTCCGCGACTCAGAGCGCGTGACCGCCACGCACCTGGTCGCCCGCGAGGCCTGA
- a CDS encoding FG-GAP-like repeat-containing protein, translating into MTLPRTGEPEIMRHNKARFVTICQQVLVVGAALAVLGPAADVISLDVVTRPEAAVGTYSDVPAGTATPSPAPVAPAAPTRVEKAPVDPTVTEVPVKPVEAASPQAAASDADVPRGGQVRVSAPEAVAGYGAVGVTWEAGAAPVEEDQITVQARTQQGGTWSDWSDVKYHAEEGPDARSAEGRNARPGTDPLIVGDVDQVQTRVITSAGVNADDLQMAVVDPGRSKATGEETPAIDGPATPSESDATTLETNQGDIALQAGTVARPTIYSRAQWGADESLRRAAPSYGTITAGFVHHTVNANNYTAEQVPGIIRSIYAYHVKTRGWNDIGYNFLLDRFGRVWEGRYGGVDRPVVGAHTEGYNSYAFAGSAIGNFEEVQPTTALLDAYGKLFAWKLSLHGVNAQSTTQKVGSRTLPAINGHRDVGSTACPGRYLYAQIPTIRTKAAQAQAGGTPTMTPRAGNPRVPNLAGDAYPDLVVRRASDGAAMVVPTGGLLSFGAQKTLSTGWSRYDVHQVVPDMNGDGRADMFVRVASTGTAGIRPGNGAGAFGRALKATTSFIGYDLITPVGRFDGNRTTDMVARQKSTGNLVLFRGDGTGAFSRVKMATGFAKYDRLVATGDLTGDGKVDLLARAAGSLDRFAGNGVSGVGAPVRLPGTWGTSVLAGFGDLTGDGRGDLLLRNNAGNTYVAPGTGKGGFSATLGPLTGSLAGLSSVATANITGTADNDAVGFVGDSLVVVPHTGRQNLRPAIAAGVSFANANLVLNVGDWDGDGLGDAITRVASSGDLFLYRGLGAGRLAAGTLVDTRNFNGVTELAPAGDVNGDGRPDLIARKAGSVVLFPGAGLAALGTSVTLREAVTGDGLLSLGRWNADSTLDLAVRNSAPLTWLPNSTDAPRALAGDLSGLGTAISAGDVTGDGRVDLLGVEGSRTWLLAGTTTGFAARRYLGVELAAYDLIG; encoded by the coding sequence GTGACACTTCCCCGCACCGGAGAGCCGGAGATCATGCGCCACAACAAGGCCCGTTTCGTCACCATCTGCCAGCAGGTACTGGTCGTTGGTGCGGCCCTTGCCGTGCTCGGGCCCGCCGCCGATGTGATCTCCCTGGACGTGGTGACGCGCCCCGAGGCCGCCGTCGGGACCTACTCCGACGTTCCTGCCGGCACGGCCACTCCGAGCCCCGCTCCGGTTGCTCCCGCGGCGCCCACGCGTGTCGAGAAGGCGCCGGTCGACCCGACGGTGACCGAGGTCCCGGTCAAGCCGGTGGAGGCAGCATCGCCGCAGGCGGCTGCTTCGGACGCCGACGTCCCCCGGGGCGGACAGGTGCGAGTCAGTGCTCCCGAGGCGGTTGCCGGTTACGGCGCTGTGGGCGTGACCTGGGAAGCCGGCGCAGCTCCGGTGGAGGAGGACCAGATCACGGTCCAGGCGCGGACCCAGCAGGGTGGCACGTGGTCGGACTGGTCCGATGTGAAGTACCACGCGGAGGAGGGCCCCGACGCCCGGAGCGCGGAGGGGCGCAACGCCCGGCCCGGCACCGACCCGCTCATCGTGGGTGACGTCGACCAGGTGCAGACCCGCGTGATCACCTCCGCCGGGGTCAACGCCGACGACCTGCAGATGGCTGTCGTCGACCCGGGCCGCAGCAAGGCCACGGGCGAGGAGACGCCGGCGATCGACGGACCCGCCACGCCGTCCGAGTCGGATGCGACGACCCTCGAGACCAACCAGGGCGACATCGCCCTCCAGGCCGGCACGGTGGCCCGGCCGACCATCTACTCGCGTGCCCAGTGGGGTGCCGACGAGTCGCTGCGCCGCGCTGCCCCGTCGTACGGCACGATCACGGCCGGCTTCGTGCACCACACGGTGAACGCCAACAACTACACGGCCGAGCAGGTTCCCGGCATCATCCGGAGCATCTACGCGTACCACGTGAAGACCCGCGGCTGGAACGACATCGGCTACAACTTCCTGCTCGACCGCTTCGGCCGGGTCTGGGAAGGCCGCTACGGCGGCGTGGACCGGCCCGTCGTCGGTGCGCACACCGAGGGCTACAACTCCTACGCCTTCGCCGGCTCCGCGATCGGCAACTTCGAAGAGGTCCAGCCCACCACCGCGCTGCTCGACGCCTACGGCAAGCTCTTCGCCTGGAAGCTGTCGCTGCACGGGGTGAACGCGCAGAGCACCACCCAGAAGGTGGGCTCGCGGACGCTCCCCGCGATCAACGGGCACCGCGACGTCGGTTCGACCGCCTGCCCGGGTCGCTACCTGTACGCCCAGATCCCGACCATCCGCACGAAGGCCGCGCAGGCGCAGGCCGGCGGCACGCCGACGATGACGCCACGGGCAGGAAACCCGCGCGTCCCGAACCTGGCCGGCGACGCCTATCCCGACCTCGTGGTGCGCCGCGCTTCCGACGGCGCCGCGATGGTGGTCCCGACCGGCGGCCTGCTCTCCTTCGGTGCGCAGAAGACGCTGAGCACGGGCTGGAGCCGCTACGACGTGCACCAGGTCGTCCCGGACATGAATGGCGACGGCAGGGCCGACATGTTCGTCCGCGTGGCCAGCACGGGCACCGCGGGCATCCGTCCGGGCAACGGCGCCGGCGCGTTCGGCCGCGCGCTCAAGGCGACCACGTCCTTCATCGGCTACGACCTGATCACCCCGGTGGGGCGTTTCGACGGCAACCGGACCACGGACATGGTCGCCCGCCAGAAGTCGACCGGAAACCTGGTGCTGTTCCGGGGCGACGGCACGGGCGCCTTCAGCCGCGTGAAGATGGCAACCGGCTTCGCGAAGTACGACCGACTCGTCGCCACCGGCGACCTCACCGGTGACGGCAAGGTCGACCTGCTGGCGCGTGCTGCCGGGTCGCTCGACCGCTTCGCGGGCAACGGCGTGAGTGGTGTCGGGGCGCCTGTGCGCCTGCCGGGCACCTGGGGCACGTCGGTCCTCGCCGGGTTCGGCGACCTGACCGGCGACGGCCGCGGGGACCTGCTGCTGCGCAACAACGCCGGCAACACGTACGTCGCGCCGGGCACCGGCAAGGGTGGTTTCTCCGCCACGCTCGGACCACTGACCGGCAGCCTCGCCGGCCTCAGCTCGGTCGCCACCGCGAACATCACCGGCACGGCCGACAACGACGCCGTCGGCTTCGTCGGTGACTCGCTCGTCGTGGTCCCGCACACCGGCCGCCAGAACCTGCGACCGGCGATCGCCGCCGGCGTGAGCTTCGCGAACGCCAACCTGGTCCTCAACGTGGGCGACTGGGACGGCGACGGTCTCGGCGACGCGATCACCCGCGTGGCGAGCAGCGGTGACCTGTTCCTCTACCGCGGCCTCGGCGCCGGCCGGCTCGCAGCGGGAACCCTGGTCGACACCCGCAACTTCAATGGCGTCACGGAGCTGGCTCCGGCCGGCGACGTCAACGGCGACGGTCGCCCGGACCTGATCGCACGCAAGGCCGGCAGCGTGGTGCTGTTCCCCGGTGCCGGCCTTGCGGCGCTCGGCACCTCGGTCACGTTGCGCGAAGCGGTCACCGGCGACGGCCTGCTCAGCCTGGGCCGCTGGAACGCGGACAGCACGCTGGACCTGGCGGTCCGCAACTCCGCACCGCTGACCTGGCTCCCCAACAGCACGGACGCGCCGCGCGCCCTCGCCGGCGACCTGAGTGGCCTGGGCACCGCGATCAGTGCCGGTGACGTCACGGGCGACGGCCGGGTCGACCTGCTCGGCGTCGAGGGCAGCCGGACCTGGCTCCTCGCCGGAACCACGACGGGCTTCGCTGCCCGCCGCTACCTGGGCGTCGAGCTGGCGGCGTACGACCTGATCGGCTGA
- the cofD gene encoding 2-phospho-L-lactate transferase, with protein sequence MESQLNAITVLSGGTGGARFLQGLLHGIHSGLVSPTARVTIVANTADDVWMHGLKISPDLDAVMYTLGDGIDPEHGSGRRNETRSAQEELAAYGVEPTWFTLGDREIATHLVRTQMLEAGYPLSQITAALCKRWLSPAYGDTVRLVPMSDDRVETHVAIADPDAPSGRRVVHVQEYFVRLHAEVPAEAVAVIGLDESVPAPGVLAAIAEADLVILPPSNPIVSLGPILGVPGIVDALRATSAKVVGVSPVIGDRFVGSANAGASTGSMGEQLMTATGVEVSAAGVAKLYAARSAGGVLDGWLVDSTDAAVVAEVEALGMACRAVPLLMTDHAATATMATAAIELVG encoded by the coding sequence ATGGAAAGCCAGTTGAACGCGATCACGGTCCTGTCCGGCGGCACGGGCGGAGCACGATTCTTGCAGGGACTCCTGCACGGGATCCACAGCGGCCTCGTCTCCCCCACCGCGCGTGTGACGATCGTCGCGAACACCGCCGACGACGTCTGGATGCACGGTCTCAAGATCTCCCCCGACCTCGACGCGGTGATGTACACCCTCGGTGACGGCATCGACCCCGAGCACGGGTCGGGCAGGCGCAACGAGACCCGCAGTGCCCAGGAGGAGCTCGCGGCATATGGCGTGGAGCCGACCTGGTTCACCCTCGGCGACCGCGAGATCGCCACCCACCTGGTGCGCACCCAGATGCTCGAGGCGGGCTATCCGCTGTCGCAGATCACCGCAGCGCTCTGCAAGCGCTGGCTCTCGCCGGCGTACGGCGACACGGTGCGACTGGTCCCCATGTCCGACGACCGTGTCGAGACGCATGTCGCGATCGCCGATCCCGACGCGCCGTCGGGTCGCCGCGTGGTGCACGTCCAGGAGTACTTCGTCCGGCTGCACGCCGAGGTGCCCGCGGAGGCCGTCGCCGTCATCGGTCTGGACGAGAGCGTCCCCGCGCCGGGCGTCCTCGCGGCGATCGCGGAGGCGGACCTCGTGATCCTGCCGCCGTCCAACCCGATCGTGTCGCTCGGCCCGATCCTCGGCGTGCCCGGCATCGTCGACGCGCTGCGGGCGACGAGCGCGAAGGTCGTCGGTGTCTCCCCTGTCATTGGCGACCGGTTCGTGGGCAGCGCCAACGCGGGGGCCAGCACCGGGTCCATGGGCGAGCAGCTGATGACCGCGACCGGGGTCGAGGTCTCGGCCGCCGGGGTCGCGAAGCTGTACGCCGCGCGCTCGGCCGGCGGCGTACTCGACGGCTGGCTGGTCGACTCGACCGACGCGGCCGTGGTGGCGGAGGTCGAGGCGCTCGGCATGGCGTGCCGCGCCGTGCCGCTGCTGATGACCGACCACGCGGCGACCGCCACGATGGCGACCGCAGCGATCGAGCTGGTGGGCTGA
- a CDS encoding DUF3105 domain-containing protein — translation MASSNKSDRRNAVDKIRRDQKRADQRQGRIIVGVCVLVAAVIIGIAAFKPVTDWWALRSLSDKSLAQIGEGAKACQPRVIKAATGVQDHVQPGVEVKYADTPPAFGQHEVAPDSITRKLYTEKDRPRVEMLVHNLEHGYTILWYDETIADDKDQMRELRAIADKLQGEDDYRMKFKAVPWLKADGKAFPKGQHVAFSHWAKTAAEEDAKIAAAAKVTDSAGVWTYCSGVSGAALKDFMATYPYLNSPEPTAG, via the coding sequence GTGGCCAGTTCCAACAAGTCCGACCGGCGCAATGCCGTCGACAAGATCCGTCGCGACCAGAAGCGCGCCGACCAGCGCCAGGGCCGGATCATCGTCGGTGTCTGCGTCCTGGTTGCCGCCGTGATCATCGGCATCGCTGCGTTCAAGCCGGTCACCGACTGGTGGGCGCTGCGCTCGCTCTCCGACAAGTCGCTCGCCCAGATCGGCGAGGGCGCCAAGGCCTGCCAGCCGCGCGTGATCAAGGCCGCCACGGGCGTCCAGGACCACGTCCAGCCCGGCGTCGAGGTGAAGTACGCCGACACGCCTCCCGCGTTCGGGCAGCACGAGGTCGCGCCCGACTCCATCACGCGCAAGCTGTACACGGAGAAGGACCGCCCGCGCGTCGAGATGCTGGTCCACAACCTCGAGCACGGCTACACGATCCTCTGGTACGACGAGACCATCGCCGACGACAAGGACCAGATGCGCGAGCTGCGCGCGATCGCCGACAAGCTGCAGGGCGAGGACGACTACCGCATGAAGTTCAAGGCCGTTCCGTGGCTGAAGGCCGACGGCAAGGCGTTCCCGAAGGGCCAGCACGTCGCGTTCAGCCACTGGGCCAAGACCGCGGCCGAGGAAGACGCGAAGATCGCGGCCGCCGCCAAGGTGACCGACTCCGCAGGCGTGTGGACCTACTGCTCCGGAGTCTCCGGTGCCGCCCTGAAGGACTTCATGGCGACGTACCCGTACCTCAACAGCCCGGAGCCGACCGCCGGCTGA
- a CDS encoding mannose-1-phosphate guanylyltransferase: MTSVANFWAVIPAGGAGTRLWPLSRAGAPKFLHDLTGSGRSLLQATVDRLDPIAEGRVLVVTGANHRDAVAVQLPDLSDEHLIAEPSPRDSMAAIGLAAALLEREDPDAVMGSFAADHVILDDEAFAACVRDAVAAAAEGWLVTLGITPTHPATGFGYIHVGAPIDGVPAHHVLEFVEKPSVSVATQYVESGSYSWNAGMFVVKPTVLLDLLAESDPDFAADLRSIAQGGADAMAEIWPTLPKIALDHAVAEPAAAAGRVAVVPAGFDWEDVGDFASLGDLLDPADSGALTVLGDESLIQQSQASGLVIPASGRVIAVIGLDDIVVVDTPDALLVTTRERAQDVKAIVAALREAGRTDLV, translated from the coding sequence ATGACCTCGGTTGCGAACTTCTGGGCGGTCATTCCCGCCGGCGGAGCGGGCACGCGCCTGTGGCCCCTGTCCCGGGCCGGCGCGCCCAAGTTCCTCCACGACCTGACCGGCTCCGGTCGTTCGCTGTTGCAGGCAACGGTGGACCGGCTCGACCCGATCGCCGAGGGACGCGTCCTGGTCGTCACCGGCGCCAACCATCGCGATGCCGTCGCCGTCCAGCTGCCCGATCTCTCCGACGAGCACCTGATCGCGGAGCCCTCTCCGCGTGACTCGATGGCGGCGATCGGACTGGCAGCTGCCCTGCTCGAGCGCGAGGACCCTGACGCGGTCATGGGCTCGTTCGCCGCCGACCACGTGATCCTCGACGACGAGGCCTTTGCCGCGTGCGTGCGCGACGCGGTCGCTGCTGCTGCTGAGGGATGGCTGGTCACCCTCGGCATCACGCCGACCCACCCGGCCACCGGCTTCGGCTACATCCACGTGGGTGCCCCCATCGACGGCGTGCCTGCTCATCACGTGCTCGAGTTCGTCGAGAAGCCGTCGGTCTCCGTCGCGACGCAGTACGTCGAGTCGGGCAGCTACAGCTGGAACGCCGGCATGTTCGTCGTCAAGCCGACCGTCCTGCTGGACCTGCTCGCCGAGTCCGACCCGGACTTCGCCGCCGACCTGCGCTCGATCGCCCAGGGTGGCGCGGACGCGATGGCAGAGATCTGGCCGACGCTCCCCAAGATCGCCCTCGACCACGCCGTGGCTGAGCCCGCAGCGGCCGCGGGCCGTGTGGCGGTCGTCCCGGCCGGCTTCGACTGGGAGGACGTCGGCGACTTCGCCTCGCTCGGCGACCTGCTGGACCCCGCGGACTCGGGTGCGCTGACCGTGCTCGGCGATGAGAGCCTGATCCAGCAGTCCCAGGCCTCGGGACTGGTGATCCCGGCGTCGGGTCGCGTCATCGCCGTGATCGGCCTCGACGACATCGTCGTGGTCGACACCCCGGACGCCCTGCTGGTGACCACCCGTGAGCGCGCCCAGGACGTCAAGGCGATCGTGGCGGCCCTCCGTGAGGCGGGCCGCACCGACCTCGTCTGA